The nucleotide window TCAAGTTCGTTATGGAGACACCGCAGAACTCGCCGCAACAATTTTAGAAGAAGGGAATAATAGTCCAACCGATGTTTTCTTTGGGCAAGATGCAGGGGCATTAGGTGCACTGCAACAAGAAGGTAGAACTGCGCAAATGCCAGAAAGTCTGTTAAATCAAGTTAACAGCCGTTATCGTTCGCCCGAAGGACAATGGATTGGTATTACAGGGAGAGTACGGACAGTTGATTACAATACTAATTTGGTGCAACCAGGGGAACTACCACAATCAATCTTTGGCTTCACTGAACCTAATTGGAAAGGTCGAATTGGTTGGGCGCCGACTAATGGGTCATTTCAGGCTTTCGTCACGGCTCTACGCGTCTCTCAGGGAGAAGAACAAGCAAGAAAATGGTTAGAAGGTATTCGCGCTAATGAACCTAGAACTTTTTCAAACAATACTGCTATTTTAGAAGGCTTAACGCGTGGAGAAGTAGCTGTAGGATTTGTGAATCACTACTACTTAGAACGAATCAAGCAAGAAAACCCCCAAGTTCCAGTAGAACATCACTTTACAAACGATGTTGGTTCTTTAGTTAATGTTGCTGGTGTGGCAATTCTTAATTCAGCGAGGCATCCTAATATTGCTCAGCGATTTGTAGAATACTTGTTGAGTTCTGATGCACAAAACTATTTTGCTACCGAAACTAGAGAGTATCCTTTAGCTTCAGGAGTCACACCGCAAGGAGAACTCGTGTCACTCAACCAAATTGAAAGTCAAACTCCCGAAATTGACTTGAGTAACTTGAGAGACTTGGAAGGAACATTGCAACTGTTGCAGCAAACACAAGTCGTTTAAAACAGGTTAGAGGTCAGGGATCGGAAAACAATTCCAATCTTTGATCTCTTCTGCGGTAAATTAAAACGAAGTTACCAAAAAATGCGATCGCGACTTTTCAAGATGATTAACGCTAGCGAAATTGTTAAATACAAACCTCAGTAATCATTTGCCGATCCACAAGTAAAAACTATAGTTTTAGAACAAGAAATCATCAACCCTGTTGCTTTAGTTAAGCTGAATGACAACACCCAAACAGTGGCTAAGTATTATATTTCATGAGCTTTAGTTTATCTTGACATTGATGCAACCGTGCGAATTGGCACGAGTTTTGATAATGCCGAAGTCCTACAAGCAGCGATTTAAAGTGCAGCTATTAGACCTTTTGCATGAATCACAAATGCCTTCCTTCCGATTTTCTTCGGGGCTACTTAAATAAAGATTTAACAGTAAGTCCACCTCCGCGGACTTCGTTTGTATAGCGGCGAGTGCGATCGCGAGTGGAGAACTCCAACCGATTCTACGAAGCTACACGCCTCAGGCGGGATTACCGATCGCCGTTGTATTTCCCCAAAAACGATATCTATCAGCTAAAGTCCGCACTTTTGTTGAATTTATGACAGAATTGACCACCGCTTTGAAACGAGTTGGAATTGTAGACTAAGGCAAAAAACATAGATTAACCCATAACACCTGTTGCAGACTGATAGGATCGATATGGAAAATAAAAACGCTTAATGACAACAGCAATTATGGCATTGAGTAATGTACGCGCTCTGTATCAACAGGTCATTTTAGAACACTATAAAAAACCACGGCACAAAGGTAAAACAAATCCTGTGCATCGTCAGCAACGCGGGCACAATCCTTCATGTGGAGATACGATTGAACTTACACTTAAGCTAAACGACGCTGGTGACACAATTGAAGATGTGAAATTTGAAGGCGAAGGTTGTGCGATCGCAATGGCGTCAGCTGATTTAATGGCAGATGTGTTGCGTGGTAAGCAAGTTACTGAAGCATTATCAATGGTGCAGCGCTTTCAAAATATGATGAAAGGCGAAGATGAGTTTCCCAAAGAACTCCGTAAACTTAACGTCATGCAAGGCGTTTCGCAATTTCCTGTACGGATTAAATGTGCAAACCTCACTTGGCACACCTTGAAAGCTGCATTAGAATCGACTCACGATATTGCTCATACTGGGTTTGTCAGTAACGAAGGCACGTAAATTATGATACGTTTGCAGGATTTAGCTAATTGCTAAAAGCTAATCGCTTTATATTACACCTCACCAACGTCATGATCACAACATCTGAATTTTTTCAACTCACGCAATGGGCAGGGATCGCGACACTGATTGTCGCAGTGTTAGCGATCGCCGGTTTTCTCTTTAAATGGGGTGTGCGGTTTCAGTTGGTGGGAGTCACAGGTTTTATGGCAGTACTGACAGGAGGTTTGTTTGCCCTCAGTTTAGTCCCCATTATGCGCACAGTCGTTCCTGGTGCGGTACGGTTTTCGGTAATATATGACAATGGGGCAACACAAGCAGTCATTGCTGTACCGCCAACAATTACCGAGACAGAACTCGATGCGACGTTAAGACAAGCAGCTAGCGACTTATTTTCATATGGTCGCTTAGGTCGGGAGCAAGATCAACTAAATATCCGCGCGCGGACAATTATTCATCCTGAATTGGGAGTTTCTCAACCACTATATTTGGGAAATGTTAAGCGATCGCTACGAAATCGCGAAGACGAGCAAATCCAGATCGAAATTTTTGCCGATAAATTCGCAAAATTACCTAAATCTTCAGCATAATTCTAAGATAAACTAAGCTTCGATGAATCAAAAGACTCAAACTGCTACTAACGTCCTGACGCTTGCTGTTGCACCCGCACGAGTGTTGCGGGGAGTGCAGATTTTGTCGCAATCAGGAGAAGAAATCGCCGCTTTGGGCAAACGTCCGTTACTTGTGGGAGGCGATCGCACGCTTGCTGTTACCTTACCCGTTCTACAACCTGTATTAGAACAACAGCAATTACAAATAGAAACAGCTAATTATGGTTCCGATTCAAGTGAAGCAACTTTAGTATCTCTAAAACAAGCCGTAGCCGCGCATCAAGCCGATCTAATCATTGGTGCGGGAGGTGGTAAAGCCCTCGATACAGCAAAACTGCTTGCACATCATTGCAATTTACCTGTAGTTACTATTCCAACATCTGCAGCAACGTGTGCTGCTTGGACAGCACTTTCTAACATTTATACTGACGATGGCGGCTTTCTTTACGACGTTAGCTTGTCGCGGTGTCCTGACTTGGTGCTACTCGATTATGACTTAATTCAGACTGCACCCCAACGTACCTTAGTTGCAGGCATTGGTGACGCATTAGCAAAGTGGTACGAAGCTTCTGTCAGTAGTGCCCATTCGGAAGATACTTTAACTATCGCTGCTGTACAACAAGCACGAGTATTACGCGATATTCTCTTTCAAAAATCTGTTGCCGCACTGCAAGCACCAGGAAGCGCGGTATGGCGTGAAGTTGTCGATGCAACCGTATTACTTGCTGGCGTGATTGGGGGACTTGGTGGCGCGCAATGTCGGACTGTTGCTGCTCATGCTGTACATAATGGGTTAACGCATCTACATATCCACCACAGTATTCATGGTGAAAAAGTTGCCTATGGCATTTTGGTACAACTACGGTTAGAAGAAATGCTGCAAGGCAATCAACTCGCGGCTACCGCACGGCAACAATTACTCAAATTTTATGACGAAATTGGTTTACCAAAAACGTTGCATGAATTGGACATGGGGAGTATTACAATAGAAGACCTGCAAAGGTGTGTTGAAATAGCCTGCGATCCAAAGTCGGACATTCACCGACTACCGTTTAAAGTTGCAACCGAACAACTGATGGCGGCAATGGTTTCAACGACAGCACCTATTAGTAGTAACTCCCTCAATCCTCCAGCGAGGATGATTCCCGAAGAGGTAACTGAATGAGCTTGAATTGGATTCCAGCCGATCGCATCCAAAAATTACCCCCGTATGTGTTTGCCCGCTTAGACGAACTCAAAGCTAAAGCGCGGGAACAAGGGTTGGATTTAATTGATTTGGGCATGGGAAACCCTGATGGTGCGACACCACAACCTGTCGTAGAAGCCGCGATCGCCGCCTTGCAAAACTCAAAAAATCACGGTTATCCTCCATTTGAAGGAACAGCGAGTTTTCGGCGGGCAATTACCGATTGGTATCATCGTCGTTATGCAGTAAAACTCGATCCTGATAGTGAAGCACTACCATTACTCGGTTCCAAAGAAGGATTAGGACACTTAGCGATCGCCTATATTAATCCTGGCGATGTTGTTTTAGTGCCTTCTCCTGCGTATCCGGCACACTTTCGCGCCCCTGTGATTGCAGGTGGTGACGTTTATAGCTTAAATTTGTCACCCGAAAACGATTGGCTCATCGATTTAGCAAAAATTCCCGAAGACGTTGCTCAAAAAGCCAAAATTCTATATTTCAATTATCCTAGTAAT belongs to Gloeocapsopsis sp. IPPAS B-1203 and includes:
- a CDS encoding Ycf51 family protein; this encodes MITTSEFFQLTQWAGIATLIVAVLAIAGFLFKWGVRFQLVGVTGFMAVLTGGLFALSLVPIMRTVVPGAVRFSVIYDNGATQAVIAVPPTITETELDATLRQAASDLFSYGRLGREQDQLNIRARTIIHPELGVSQPLYLGNVKRSLRNREDEQIQIEIFADKFAKLPKSSA
- a CDS encoding iron ABC transporter substrate-binding protein — encoded protein: MRRRKFVYLVGLATASGGMAIACADNQTTTTTTSPATSPATTASPAGPLENELVIYSGRNEELIGQLIEQFRQETGANVQVRYGDTAELAATILEEGNNSPTDVFFGQDAGALGALQQEGRTAQMPESLLNQVNSRYRSPEGQWIGITGRVRTVDYNTNLVQPGELPQSIFGFTEPNWKGRIGWAPTNGSFQAFVTALRVSQGEEQARKWLEGIRANEPRTFSNNTAILEGLTRGEVAVGFVNHYYLERIKQENPQVPVEHHFTNDVGSLVNVAGVAILNSARHPNIAQRFVEYLLSSDAQNYFATETREYPLASGVTPQGELVSLNQIESQTPEIDLSNLRDLEGTLQLLQQTQVV
- the sufU gene encoding Fe-S cluster assembly sulfur transfer protein SufU, translated to MTTAIMALSNVRALYQQVILEHYKKPRHKGKTNPVHRQQRGHNPSCGDTIELTLKLNDAGDTIEDVKFEGEGCAIAMASADLMADVLRGKQVTEALSMVQRFQNMMKGEDEFPKELRKLNVMQGVSQFPVRIKCANLTWHTLKAALESTHDIAHTGFVSNEGT
- a CDS encoding iron-containing alcohol dehydrogenase family protein, coding for MNQKTQTATNVLTLAVAPARVLRGVQILSQSGEEIAALGKRPLLVGGDRTLAVTLPVLQPVLEQQQLQIETANYGSDSSEATLVSLKQAVAAHQADLIIGAGGGKALDTAKLLAHHCNLPVVTIPTSAATCAAWTALSNIYTDDGGFLYDVSLSRCPDLVLLDYDLIQTAPQRTLVAGIGDALAKWYEASVSSAHSEDTLTIAAVQQARVLRDILFQKSVAALQAPGSAVWREVVDATVLLAGVIGGLGGAQCRTVAAHAVHNGLTHLHIHHSIHGEKVAYGILVQLRLEEMLQGNQLAATARQQLLKFYDEIGLPKTLHELDMGSITIEDLQRCVEIACDPKSDIHRLPFKVATEQLMAAMVSTTAPISSNSLNPPARMIPEEVTE